In one window of Zingiber officinale cultivar Zhangliang chromosome 11A, Zo_v1.1, whole genome shotgun sequence DNA:
- the LOC122032028 gene encoding short-chain dehydrogenase TIC 32, chloroplastic-like translates to MWLFRSKGPSGFSWSSTAEEVTRGLDGSGLSAIVTGASSGIGAETARVLALRGVRVVMAVRNMSAGATVKEEISKEVPSSKVDVMELDLSSMASVRKFASEFNALNLPLNILINNAGVMANPFGLSKDGIELQFATNHVGHFLLTYLLLDNMKNASRTSRVEGRIINLSSEGHRFAYGEGIRFDKINDQSTYSIIGAYGQSKLANILHANELTKCFKEEGVNITANSLHPGSIVTNLLRYHSFLDAFARTAGRLVLKNVQQGAATTCYVALHPQVKGVSGKYFSDSNLAEPNSKAKDMDLAKKLWDFSVGLIS, encoded by the exons ATGTGGCTGTTTAGGTCGAAGGGACCATCGGGGTTCTCGTGGTCGTCCACCGCTGAAGAGGTCACTCGAGGTCTAGATGGGAGCGGTCTTAGCGCCATTGTCACAG GGGCTTCGAGTGGAATCGGTGCTGAAACCGCCCGCGTTCTCGCGCTGCGTGGTGTTCGTGTGGTCATGGCAGTGCGGAACATGTCAGCCGGTGCCACTGTGAAGGAGGAAATTTCCAAGGAAGTTCCATCTTCCAAGGTCGATGTGATGGAGTTGGATCTTTCTTCGATGGCATCTGTGAGGAAATTTGCTTCTGAATTCAACGCCTTGAATCTTCCGCTCAACATCCTTAT TAACAATGCAGGAGTGATGGCTAATCCATTTGGTCTTTCAAAAGATGGTATTGAGCTGCAATTTGCAACAAACCATGTTG GCCATTTCCTTCTGACTTACCTTCTGTTGGACAATATGAAGAATGCATCTCGGACATCTCGAGTCGAAGGCAGGATTATCAATCTTTCATCAGAAGGCCATAGGTTTGCATACGGTGAAGGAATTCGTTTTGACAAGATAAATGATCAGTCAAC ATATAGCATCATTGGTGCCTATGGTCAGTCAAAGCTTGCAAACATATTGCATGCAAATGAGCTTACGAAATGCTTTAAG GAAGAGGGTGTGAACATAACTGCTAATTCACTTCATCCTGGATCAATCGTCACAAATCTTCTACGTTACCACAGTTTTCTTgatg CCTTTGCTCGTACAGCTGGGAGACTAGTATTGAAGAATGTGCAGCAG GGAGCAGCGACGACATGCTATGTCGCATTGCATCCTCAAGTGAAAGGGGTAAGTGGAAAGTACTTCAGCGACAGCAATCTAGCAGAGCCTAACTCCAAAGCCAAGGATATGGACTTAGCAAAGAAGCTCTGGGACTTCAGTGTTGGTTTGATCAGCTGA